One genomic window of Arachis stenosperma cultivar V10309 chromosome 10, arast.V10309.gnm1.PFL2, whole genome shotgun sequence includes the following:
- the LOC130955754 gene encoding homeobox protein knotted-1-like 3 isoform X1 codes for MAYHNHHLSQDLSPLHHQHFSDQQQPQPLSDNTAILSDHLSPTDPTAKSPSDPHPNWLNNALLRTHYTNNDTNATNFLNLHTAASASDSSAAAAAAASQSSAQWLARPVLHRNHSEVIDDVAPLSNNESPDMKVAGDGKGEVATVESGGEGGGGLVNWQNARYKAEILSHPLYEQLLSAHVACLRIATPVDQLPRIDAQLAQSQNVVAKYSSFAHAPLGDDKELDQFLSHYVLLLCSFKEQLQQHVRVHAMEAVMACWEIEQSLQSLTGVSPGEGTGATMSDDEDDQVDSDANLFDGGLDGSDSMGFGPLVPTENERSLMERVRHELKHELKQGYKDKIVDIREEILRKRRAGKLPGDTTSVLKAWWQSHSKWPYPTEEDKARLVQETGLQLKQINNWFINQRKRNWHSNPSTSTSLKSKRKSAE; via the exons ATGGCATACCATAACCACCACCTGTCTCAAGACCTTTCACCACTTCACCACCAACATTTCAGTGACCAACAGCAACCTCAACCGCTCTCAGATAACACTGCTATACTTTCCGACCACCTCTCCCCCACTGACCCCACCGCCAAATCCCCCTCCGATCCTCACCCCAACTGGCTCAACAACGCCCTTCTCCGCACCCACTACACCAACAACGACACCAACGCCACCAATTTTCTCAACCTCCACACCGCCGCCTCTGCTTCCGACTCCTCCGCCGCAGCCGCCGCAGCTGCTTCACAATCCTCCGCTCAGTGGCTCGCCCGCCCTGTCCTCCACCGCAACCACAGCGAGGTCATCGACGACGTCGCCCCCCTGTCCAACAACGAATCGCCTGATATGAAGGTTGCCGGCGACGGCAAGGGGGAGGTGGCGACTGTGGAGAGCGGCGGCGAGGGCGGAGGTGGGTTGGTGAACTGGCAGAATGCTCGGTACAAGGCGGAGATTCTGTCACACCCGCTTTACGAGCAGCTTCTGTCGGCACACGTGGCGTGCCTGCGGATCGCCACGCCGGTGGACCAGTTACCGAGGATCGACGCTCAGTTGGCTCAGTCCCAGAATGTGGTGGCCAAGTACTCTTCCTTCGCTCACGCTCCTCTCGGCGATGACAAAGAGCTCGACCAGTTCTTG TCACACTATGTTTTGTTGCTCTGTTCCTTCAAagaacaactccaacaacatGTTCGTGTCCATGCAATGGAAGCAGTAATGGCTTGCTGGGAGATTGAGCAATCCTTACAAAGTCTAACAG GAGTTTCGCCAGGGGAAGGTACCGGAGCAACAATGTCCGATGATGAAGATGACCAAGTAGACAGTGATGCCAATCTGTTTGATGGTGGTTTGGATGGTTCCGATAGCATGGGATTTGGCCCTCTTGTTCCAACAGAGAATGAGAGATCCCTTATGGAACGTGTAAGACATGAATTGAAGCATGAACTGAAACAG GGTTATAAGGATAAAATTGTGGACATAAGAGAGGAAATTTTGCGCAAAAGACGAGCCGGGAAACTTCCCGGTGACACCACCTCTGTTCTTAAAGCATGGTGGCAATCACATTCCAAGTGGCCTTACCCTACA GAGGAAGATAAGGCAAGGTTGGTGCAGGAAACAGGATTGCAATTGAAGCAGATCAATAATTGGTTCATCAACCAAAGGAAGAGGAACTGGCACAGTAATCCTTCAACTTCTACTTCCTTGAAGAGCAAGCGCAAAAG TGCTGAATGA
- the LOC130955754 gene encoding homeobox protein knotted-1-like 3 isoform X2, whose product MAYHNHHLSQDLSPLHHQHFSDQQQPQPLSDNTAILSDHLSPTDPTAKSPSDPHPNWLNNALLRTHYTNNDTNATNFLNLHTAASASDSSAAAAAAASQSSAQWLARPVLHRNHSEVIDDVAPLSNNESPDMKVAGDGKGEVATVESGGEGGGGLVNWQNARYKAEILSHPLYEQLLSAHVACLRIATPVDQLPRIDAQLAQSQNVVAKYSSFAHAPLGDDKELDQFLSHYVLLLCSFKEQLQQHVRVHAMEAVMACWEIEQSLQSLTGVSPGEGTGATMSDDEDDQVDSDANLFDGGLDGSDSMGFGPLVPTENERSLMERVRHELKHELKQGYKDKIVDIREEILRKRRAGKLPGDTTSVLKAWWQSHSKWPYPTEEDKARLVQETGLQLKQINNWFINQRKRNWHSNPSTSTSLKSKRKR is encoded by the exons ATGGCATACCATAACCACCACCTGTCTCAAGACCTTTCACCACTTCACCACCAACATTTCAGTGACCAACAGCAACCTCAACCGCTCTCAGATAACACTGCTATACTTTCCGACCACCTCTCCCCCACTGACCCCACCGCCAAATCCCCCTCCGATCCTCACCCCAACTGGCTCAACAACGCCCTTCTCCGCACCCACTACACCAACAACGACACCAACGCCACCAATTTTCTCAACCTCCACACCGCCGCCTCTGCTTCCGACTCCTCCGCCGCAGCCGCCGCAGCTGCTTCACAATCCTCCGCTCAGTGGCTCGCCCGCCCTGTCCTCCACCGCAACCACAGCGAGGTCATCGACGACGTCGCCCCCCTGTCCAACAACGAATCGCCTGATATGAAGGTTGCCGGCGACGGCAAGGGGGAGGTGGCGACTGTGGAGAGCGGCGGCGAGGGCGGAGGTGGGTTGGTGAACTGGCAGAATGCTCGGTACAAGGCGGAGATTCTGTCACACCCGCTTTACGAGCAGCTTCTGTCGGCACACGTGGCGTGCCTGCGGATCGCCACGCCGGTGGACCAGTTACCGAGGATCGACGCTCAGTTGGCTCAGTCCCAGAATGTGGTGGCCAAGTACTCTTCCTTCGCTCACGCTCCTCTCGGCGATGACAAAGAGCTCGACCAGTTCTTG TCACACTATGTTTTGTTGCTCTGTTCCTTCAAagaacaactccaacaacatGTTCGTGTCCATGCAATGGAAGCAGTAATGGCTTGCTGGGAGATTGAGCAATCCTTACAAAGTCTAACAG GAGTTTCGCCAGGGGAAGGTACCGGAGCAACAATGTCCGATGATGAAGATGACCAAGTAGACAGTGATGCCAATCTGTTTGATGGTGGTTTGGATGGTTCCGATAGCATGGGATTTGGCCCTCTTGTTCCAACAGAGAATGAGAGATCCCTTATGGAACGTGTAAGACATGAATTGAAGCATGAACTGAAACAG GGTTATAAGGATAAAATTGTGGACATAAGAGAGGAAATTTTGCGCAAAAGACGAGCCGGGAAACTTCCCGGTGACACCACCTCTGTTCTTAAAGCATGGTGGCAATCACATTCCAAGTGGCCTTACCCTACA GAGGAAGATAAGGCAAGGTTGGTGCAGGAAACAGGATTGCAATTGAAGCAGATCAATAATTGGTTCATCAACCAAAGGAAGAGGAACTGGCACAGTAATCCTTCAACTTCTACTTCCTTGAAGAGCAAGCGCAAAAG GTGA